CTGTGGACTCTGGACGGCGCCCCCGCCGTTTCCTCCTCCGCACCCGCGACCTCTTCTCGCTGCCCTTCCCTCTGAGCCGCCCCGTGcccccctgctgtcccccaagCCCCCCGCTCGGGGTTGgcgcctcctcctccccccccgccttcccctcagccccgcgcccccctctgtcccccacGCCCTGTGGAGAGCCCAGAGCGCTTCGGATCGCGGCCCGGGCGCTGCTGGAGGATTTCGGGGTGAAGCTGGAGGTGCTCCCCCGACGGCTCTCGGCGCTGGCACGGCTGTGCCAAGGACACCCGCGCTGCTTTGGCACCGGCGGGGCAACCCCCCGGGCCTCTGGCCGGGCGCTGGACGCCGCCGGTGCCTGCGGGCGCTCCGTGCCACCGCCCCCATGTCCGGCACAGCTGGGGCTTCTGGGTCCGCCACTGGCTGGAGGGTGGCACCTTCTGGGCGCCGTGGCGCCTCGGGGACATCATCCCCCGGGACACGACGTGACGTGGGGTGTACCGGGGACGTGCCCAAGGCCGCTGGTTGGCAAGGTGGTGGCATCGGGGGGCCCGTGGAGGATCCCGAGGGGGTTTCCCGTGGGAGAAGGCGGCCGAGGGGGAATTTTTCCGGTGCTTTCAAACCGGCCAACCGGCTGCACGGGACCTGTGGCCGTTCTTTGCCCGGCCCGGCACGGGCACCATGACCAAGGACACGTGGTGGGGCCCCCGGCAGGCGTGGAGTTCCCCAGCGCTTTCCTGGTGCCCCTGGGCATGCCCTTCGCCGGGGGTGTTGGCATCGGCCCCAAAAGAGCCCCGCGCCTTCCTGGAGTCAAATTCGGGCCCGGCGCCATCGAGAACCCCGAGTACCCCAACCCCGAGCTAAAGGGGGGTTGGCAAGGCGTGGGCAATAAAACTGGCGGTGACAACTGAATTGTGCCCTGGCCACCTTTGGGCCATCCTTGGGGTCCCGGCCACTTTAACTGGTCCGGTGTCACCCTTAGGCCATTGCCACCATTTGGGGGCCCTGGTCACCCCTTTGGGGCCACCCTTGGGGGCCCTGTGCCCCCGGTGCCATCGAAACCCCGAGTGCCCAACCCCAGCTCAGGAGGTTGGCACAGGACGTGGGCAATAAAACCGAGCGGTGACACCCGGGATTGTGCCCTGTGCCACTCTGTGTGCCACctctggggtccctgtgccacctctggggtccctgtgccatcctTTGGGTCACCCTTGGGGTCACCCTTGGGGTCCCTGGTACCatctttggggtccctgtgccaccttgattgtccccagtgccacctttggggtccctgtgccatcctTGGTGCCATCGAGAACCCGATCCCCAACCCCCAGCTCAGGAAGGTTGGCACAGGGTTGGGGGAATAAAAACCGAGCGGTCACCGTTGCCAGTCTTGTGCCACCCTGGGGGCCCTGTCCAATCTTGGTACCACCCTTGGGGGCCCGTGTCACCTTTTGGGTTCTGTCCACTCTGTGTGCCACCCTTGGGGTCCCTGGGTACCATCTTTGGGGCCCGTGCCATCCTTGGGGTCCCTGGCCACCCCCGGTGCCATCGAGAAACCCCCGAgtaaacccccaaacccccagctAGGAGGTTGGCACGGACGTGGGCAAAAAAACTGAGAGGGACCCCCTGGCCAGTTGGGGGGCCACCCTTGGGGTCCCGTACCATCTTTGGGGGCCTGTGCCACCTTGattgtccccagtgccccattggggtccct
This is a stretch of genomic DNA from Zonotrichia leucophrys gambelii isolate GWCS_2022_RI unplaced genomic scaffold, RI_Zleu_2.0 Scaffold_246_77416, whole genome shotgun sequence. It encodes these proteins:
- the LOC135441336 gene encoding ribitol 5-phosphate transferase FKRP-like, with protein sequence MRIPPARPPGPAIALNLLCFLLRLAPRASPQCPPPARRPPRASPASPILPTSTAPTRVAATPRSFAALPGARAGAAEVPRTPGASPGRFTVLSLRPQPHRHPRGRSGRAAAPVALGPTVPALPGLLRRMRDALEATSVPPSRWCGAVGTRRPRCLSLEVEQSVTARYGHAGRMTKDPPLGVGASSSPPAFPSAPRPPLSPTPCGEPRALRIAARALLEDFGVKLEVLPRRLSALARLCQGHPRCFGTGGATPRASGRALDAAGACGRSVPPPPCPAQLGLLGPPLAGGWHLLGAVAPRGHHPPGHDVTWGVPGTCPRPLVGKVVASGGPWRIPRGFPVGEGGRGGIFPVLSNRPTGCTGPVAVLCPARHGHHDQGHVVGPPAGVEFPSAFLVPLGMPFAGGVGIGPKRAPRLPGVKFGPGAIENPEYPNPELKGGWQGVGNKTGGDN